A genomic segment from Bacillus cereus G9842 encodes:
- the malL gene encoding oligo-1,6-glucosidase, with product MEKQWWKESVVYQIYPRSFMDSNGDGIGDLQGIISKLDYLKELGIDVIWLSPVYESPNDDNGYDISDYCKIMNEFGTMEDWDELLHEMHERNMKLMMDLVVNHTSDEHKWFIESRKSKDNKYRDYYIWRPGKEGKEPNNWGAAFSGSAWKYDEMTDEYYLHLFSKKQPDLNWDNEKVRQDVYEMMKFWLEKGIDGFRMDVINFISKEEGLPTVETDEDGYVSGHKHFMNGPNIHKYLHEMNEEVLSHYDIMTVGEMPGVTTEEAKLYTGEERKELQMVFQFEHMDLDSGEGGKWDVKPCSLLTLKENLTKWQKALEHTGWNSLYWNNHDQPRVVSRFGNDGMYRIESAKMLATVLHMMKGTPYIYQGEEIGMTNVRFQSIDEYRDIETLNMYKEKVIDHGEDIEKVMESIYIKGRDNARTPMQWDDQNHAGFTTGEPWITVNPNYKEINVKQAIQDEGSIFYYYKKLIELRKNNEIVVYGSYDLILENNPSVFAYVRTYGDQKLLVIANFTADESVFEMPEDISYSESELFIHNYDVEIGSIDNITLRPYEAIVFKLK from the coding sequence ATGGAAAAACAATGGTGGAAAGAAAGCGTAGTATATCAAATTTATCCTCGTAGCTTTATGGATAGTAACGGTGATGGTATAGGAGATCTTCAAGGGATTATTTCAAAGCTAGATTATTTAAAAGAGTTAGGGATTGATGTGATTTGGTTATCACCAGTCTATGAATCTCCAAATGATGATAATGGTTATGATATAAGCGATTATTGTAAGATTATGAACGAGTTCGGAACAATGGAAGATTGGGATGAGCTATTACATGAAATGCATGAACGTAATATGAAATTGATGATGGATTTAGTTGTTAATCATACATCTGATGAACATAAGTGGTTTATTGAATCACGTAAATCAAAAGATAATAAATATAGAGATTACTATATATGGCGTCCTGGAAAAGAAGGGAAAGAACCGAACAACTGGGGAGCTGCTTTTAGTGGGTCTGCATGGAAGTACGATGAAATGACGGATGAATATTATTTACATCTGTTTTCTAAAAAACAGCCGGATTTAAACTGGGATAATGAAAAGGTAAGACAAGATGTTTATGAGATGATGAAGTTTTGGTTAGAAAAAGGAATTGATGGATTCCGCATGGATGTGATCAATTTTATTTCTAAAGAAGAAGGATTACCAACTGTTGAAACAGATGAAGATGGCTATGTTTCAGGTCATAAACATTTTATGAACGGTCCAAACATTCATAAATATTTGCATGAAATGAATGAGGAAGTATTATCGCATTATGATATTATGACGGTTGGTGAGATGCCAGGTGTAACGACAGAAGAAGCCAAATTGTATACTGGAGAAGAACGAAAAGAGTTGCAAATGGTATTCCAATTTGAACATATGGATTTAGATTCAGGAGAAGGTGGAAAGTGGGATGTAAAACCATGCTCACTTCTTACTTTAAAAGAGAATTTGACAAAGTGGCAAAAAGCATTAGAGCATACCGGATGGAATAGCCTTTATTGGAATAACCATGATCAGCCTCGCGTTGTATCTCGTTTTGGTAACGATGGAATGTATCGCATTGAATCAGCAAAAATGTTAGCGACAGTTCTTCATATGATGAAGGGAACGCCATATATTTATCAAGGTGAAGAAATCGGAATGACGAACGTTCGATTCCAATCAATTGATGAATATCGAGATATTGAAACGTTAAATATGTATAAAGAAAAAGTGATAGACCATGGTGAAGATATAGAAAAAGTAATGGAGTCTATTTATATAAAGGGTCGTGATAATGCTAGAACTCCGATGCAGTGGGATGATCAGAATCACGCTGGATTTACAACAGGTGAACCTTGGATTACTGTAAATCCTAACTATAAAGAGATTAATGTGAAACAAGCAATCCAAGATGAAGGTTCAATTTTTTATTACTATAAGAAATTAATTGAGCTACGCAAAAATAATGAAATAGTTGTATATGGATCATATGATTTAATATTAGAGAATAATCCTTCTGTTTTTGCTTATGTAAGAACATATGGAGACCAAAAACTACTTGTTATTGCAAACTTTACTGCGGATGAAAGTGTATTTGAAATGCCTGAGGATATTAGTTATAGTGAATCAGAATTATTTATACACAATTACGATGTAGAAATCGGATCGATAGATAACATTACATTACGTCCGTATGAAGCGATAGTATTCAAATTGAAATAA
- a CDS encoding DUF3928 family protein, whose translation MYTLKIVSDREALYQFASYVRVVQGVEDVYVEVGEPLYEHPLMKFYVHIKLKETYEQHKALQEIARLVELGRFTYVHYRNDEIEEAFEAVKYESFKK comes from the coding sequence ATGTATACATTAAAAATCGTTTCAGACAGAGAAGCACTTTATCAATTTGCGAGTTATGTAAGAGTTGTACAAGGGGTTGAAGATGTATATGTAGAGGTGGGAGAACCTTTATATGAACATCCTTTAATGAAGTTTTATGTACATATTAAGCTGAAAGAAACATATGAGCAGCATAAAGCGTTACAGGAAATAGCAAGATTAGTAGAATTGGGTCGTTTTACATATGTCCATTATCGTAATGATGAAATTGAGGAAGCTTTTGAAGCTGTAAAATATGAAAGTTTTAAGAAATAA
- a CDS encoding DUF4184 family protein — MPFTFAHPAAVLPFAKKHSKYMSVTALILGSMAPDFEYFLHFRPYGVIGHTWLGFLYLNLPLVFLLAYIYHYILKKSFITHLPKPFAGYYTYAVDKGWGLHTWKDLFVFCYSALFGMLTHVVWDAFTHKTGYFVMKIPLLQREWYGISVYKYMQHGSTCIGFLLLAYVLWKHRNEMGKDFILASEKRKYWISVIVVATIIFIVYVFLDPYFHIFQIGGIIVSGLTSSFCGLFIVSIVYKARD, encoded by the coding sequence ATGCCGTTTACATTTGCACATCCAGCAGCAGTTCTTCCTTTTGCGAAAAAGCATTCTAAATATATGTCAGTAACGGCTCTTATATTAGGTAGTATGGCGCCTGACTTTGAATATTTTTTACACTTTAGACCGTATGGTGTTATTGGGCATACGTGGCTTGGGTTCTTATATTTAAATTTACCACTTGTCTTCTTATTAGCATACATATATCATTACATTTTAAAAAAGTCTTTTATAACACATTTACCTAAGCCATTTGCTGGCTACTATACATATGCAGTAGACAAGGGGTGGGGTCTTCATACATGGAAGGATCTTTTTGTATTTTGTTATTCAGCATTATTCGGTATGTTAACGCATGTTGTTTGGGATGCATTCACTCATAAGACAGGCTATTTTGTTATGAAAATACCATTATTGCAAAGAGAATGGTACGGTATCTCTGTTTATAAATATATGCAACATGGAAGTACATGTATTGGTTTTCTATTATTAGCATACGTTTTATGGAAGCATAGAAATGAAATGGGTAAAGACTTTATTTTAGCTTCGGAAAAAAGAAAGTATTGGATTTCAGTAATTGTTGTGGCAACTATTATATTTATCGTGTATGTGTTCCTAGATCCCTATTTTCATATTTTCCAAATTGGAGGTATAATAGTATCTGGACTGACAAGTTCATTTTGTGGACTTTTCATTGTTTCTATAGTTTACAAAGCAAGGGATTAA
- a CDS encoding AAA family ATPase: protein MIDVPFLQNVTLKKENIPSFSAYPYCLPAIRTLQSLAFHPNVTFIIGENGTGKSTLLEGIAIALGFNAEGGTKNFRFSTNDSHSSLHEYLRISKSFNTPNDGFFLRAESFYNVASYIDEIDAIKSYGGVSLHEQSHGESFFSLFMNRFSGQGLYILDEPEAALSPMRQLSMLIRMHELAEQGSQFVIATHSPILMAYPESTIYSLTQEGIHESTLEETEHYQTTKLFFENRDRLFHHLFES, encoded by the coding sequence TTGATTGACGTACCCTTTTTACAAAATGTCACATTAAAAAAAGAAAATATCCCTAGTTTTTCCGCATATCCTTACTGCTTACCCGCTATCCGAACATTACAATCACTAGCTTTCCATCCAAATGTAACATTCATTATTGGAGAAAACGGAACGGGTAAATCAACATTACTTGAAGGAATTGCAATTGCGTTAGGTTTTAATGCAGAAGGTGGAACGAAGAATTTCCGCTTTAGCACAAACGATTCACATTCATCTTTACATGAATACCTTCGAATTTCAAAAAGTTTCAATACACCAAACGACGGTTTCTTTCTTCGCGCTGAATCATTTTATAACGTTGCTTCTTATATTGATGAAATAGATGCTATAAAATCTTACGGCGGCGTTTCACTACACGAACAATCACACGGTGAATCATTCTTTTCCTTATTTATGAATCGTTTTTCAGGACAAGGTTTATACATTTTAGATGAGCCTGAGGCAGCTCTATCACCGATGAGACAACTTTCCATGCTCATTCGAATGCACGAACTAGCTGAACAAGGTTCACAATTTGTTATTGCGACGCATTCTCCTATTTTAATGGCTTACCCTGAATCTACTATATACTCTTTAACACAAGAGGGGATTCACGAATCCACATTAGAAGAAACCGAGCATTATCAAACGACGAAACTTTTCTTTGAAAATCGCGATCGATTATTCCATCATCTATTTGAGTCATAA
- a CDS encoding DUF1129 domain-containing protein has protein sequence MLSSEAQKFLLDMRLFLTAKSVKESDIENFLEDAELHLIEGESEGKSVEDIFGSSPKEYANELVKVMERDRQETWKQIGFTVMNIVSFWIIASILIVSNGMLQISLIQCIGYSFSLILVVMGPNFLLRKMTFVTSFTKTWFSMWSLVMIAPLFLLGAVTILDVIYPTKMLTFTEVQSYILAGGIFIITVAINIYFEGWFKNLYLIIPLSIMLMFKTFTSEDLMPMLFQIICLYGSLFILIFLEIMMKTNRRETVK, from the coding sequence ATGTTATCAAGTGAAGCACAAAAGTTTTTGTTAGATATGAGATTATTTTTGACGGCAAAGAGTGTGAAAGAAAGTGATATTGAAAACTTTTTAGAAGACGCAGAACTTCATTTAATAGAAGGTGAGAGTGAGGGGAAGAGTGTAGAAGATATTTTCGGAAGCTCACCGAAAGAATATGCAAATGAACTTGTAAAAGTGATGGAAAGAGATAGACAGGAAACGTGGAAGCAAATTGGTTTTACAGTAATGAATATCGTATCTTTTTGGATTATTGCTTCTATCTTAATAGTGAGTAATGGAATGTTACAGATTTCACTTATACAGTGTATCGGTTACAGTTTTTCATTGATTTTAGTTGTTATGGGTCCTAATTTTCTACTTCGCAAAATGACCTTCGTCACAAGCTTTACAAAAACATGGTTTTCTATGTGGTCTTTAGTTATGATTGCTCCATTGTTTTTATTAGGAGCTGTTACGATATTAGATGTGATATATCCTACAAAAATGCTCACATTCACCGAAGTCCAAAGTTATATATTAGCTGGTGGGATTTTTATCATCACAGTAGCTATAAATATATATTTTGAAGGATGGTTTAAAAACTTATATTTAATTATTCCGCTTTCTATTATGTTAATGTTTAAAACATTTACATCTGAAGATCTTATGCCAATGCTATTTCAAATTATATGTTTATACGGAAGTTTGTTTATTTTAATTTTCCTTGAAATTATGATGAAGACGAATAGAAGAGAAACGGTTAAATAA
- a CDS encoding ImmA/IrrE family metallo-endopeptidase encodes MDPYVNICICITPGADISDDRIAKDLAVAESIWHPITFQIQEVIVLNELFRFFDREISYKNSIQSQEKLASFFQTCVNEAPECDLYICYIGSDYFKETAVIACAYSLAKQQQLTGYIVLTNSAAPMKNIYTLAHEIGHILFTRRIHGKLTHADPHSPTGSEHHPSPTNLMYPIVPRPENVHIHSLLTTEQKALSLQSSLLQRKKQ; translated from the coding sequence ATGGATCCATACGTCAATATATGTATTTGTATTACTCCCGGCGCCGATATTTCTGATGACCGCATCGCAAAAGATTTAGCTGTTGCAGAATCAATTTGGCACCCCATTACATTTCAAATTCAAGAAGTAATTGTATTAAATGAACTTTTCCGTTTTTTTGACCGTGAAATCAGTTATAAAAATTCCATTCAAAGTCAAGAAAAGTTGGCATCCTTTTTCCAAACATGTGTAAATGAAGCTCCTGAATGCGACCTTTATATTTGTTATATTGGCAGTGATTATTTCAAAGAAACAGCAGTAATTGCCTGCGCTTATTCTTTAGCAAAACAACAGCAACTTACTGGCTATATCGTTTTAACAAATTCGGCTGCCCCTATGAAAAATATATATACGCTCGCTCACGAAATCGGTCATATTTTATTTACAAGACGTATTCATGGAAAACTTACTCATGCAGATCCTCATTCTCCAACCGGCTCGGAGCACCACCCTTCTCCAACAAACCTTATGTATCCGATAGTCCCTCGTCCAGAAAACGTTCATATTCATTCCTTATTAACAACAGAACAAAAAGCGCTCTCTTTACAAAGCTCTTTACTACAAAGAAAAAAACAGTAA
- a CDS encoding NUDIX hydrolase, whose amino-acid sequence MGYIEELRKVVGTRPLILVGSAIIILNDKQEVLLQYRSDTYDWGVPGGAMELGETTEETARRELFEETGLTAKIMQFLGVLSGKEVYFRYPNGDEIFNVIHLYQAHHVSGELKLDHEGLKLQYFPVDKLPKLNETTEKILQKFLYALTE is encoded by the coding sequence ATGGGGTATATTGAAGAGTTACGAAAAGTCGTTGGTACAAGACCGCTTATTCTCGTAGGATCAGCAATCATTATATTAAATGATAAACAAGAAGTATTGCTTCAATATCGTTCAGATACATATGATTGGGGTGTACCTGGCGGGGCGATGGAACTAGGTGAAACGACAGAAGAAACGGCACGTAGAGAGTTATTTGAGGAAACGGGGTTAACTGCAAAAATAATGCAATTTCTTGGTGTTCTATCAGGAAAAGAAGTATATTTCCGTTATCCGAATGGCGATGAAATTTTCAATGTCATTCATCTGTATCAGGCACATCATGTGAGCGGGGAATTAAAGCTCGATCATGAAGGGTTGAAACTTCAATATTTTCCAGTAGATAAGTTGCCAAAATTGAATGAAACGACAGAGAAAATTTTGCAAAAGTTTTTATATGCACTGACAGAATAG
- a CDS encoding DUF1129 domain-containing protein, whose translation MKVSKEGEKFLIDTKVYLITNGIKEEDVDAFLADAELHLIEGEKEGKTVSDIFGDSPKEYAEELAKEMEKDKSGSIKSILGMIIGIGGCWLLTNILFENPNHKFTLTNVQLIGYPIVLMITIVSIIFAFKMSSFKSKIKEFSIIYVAALLPILLLVLLMFMNKWYGTPVLQLTTIQSYILVGIVLLVLLIGEAYILGWIGMLVVIIPLLIMFVFKELGKQNPYWGILEPLLLYGSLYVLMRWSLKNEEQKTVN comes from the coding sequence ATGAAGGTTTCTAAAGAAGGTGAAAAGTTTTTAATCGATACGAAAGTATATTTAATAACAAATGGGATTAAAGAAGAAGATGTGGACGCTTTTCTTGCAGATGCAGAACTTCATTTAATAGAAGGCGAGAAAGAGGGAAAGACAGTAAGTGACATATTTGGTGACTCACCAAAAGAGTATGCGGAAGAATTAGCGAAAGAGATGGAGAAGGATAAAAGCGGGAGTATAAAAAGTATTTTAGGGATGATTATTGGTATTGGTGGATGTTGGTTACTTACTAATATATTATTTGAAAATCCTAATCATAAATTTACGTTAACGAATGTACAATTGATTGGATACCCAATTGTTTTAATGATTACTATTGTAAGTATAATATTTGCTTTTAAAATGTCATCATTTAAGAGTAAAATAAAAGAATTTAGCATTATTTATGTAGCAGCTTTGTTACCAATTTTATTACTAGTATTATTAATGTTTATGAATAAGTGGTATGGGACACCTGTATTGCAATTAACTACTATACAAAGTTATATACTAGTTGGAATTGTCTTATTAGTATTGTTAATTGGGGAAGCGTACATACTTGGATGGATTGGAATGTTAGTTGTTATCATACCACTATTAATTATGTTTGTATTTAAAGAATTAGGAAAGCAAAACCCATATTGGGGAATACTAGAGCCTTTACTTCTGTACGGAAGTTTATATGTATTAATGAGATGGTCTTTAAAAAATGAAGAGCAAAAAACTGTAAACTAG
- a CDS encoding acetyl-CoA C-acetyltransferase translates to MHNVVITAAVRSPIGTFGGALKNVTPVELAVPVLQEAVKRGGVEPHEVDEVILGHCIQRTDEANTARTAALAAGFPDTVTGYTIQRQCSSGMQAIMSAAMQIQLGVSDVVVAGGVEAMSSSPYALKQHRWGQRLQHGEIRDTVWEVLEDPIHHIMMGETAENLVEQYEITREEQDEVALRSHTLALKAIESGHFDDQIVPITIKERRKEVVFSKDEHPRADITAEKLAGLKPAFRKDGSVTAGNASGLNDGSAVLVLMSEEKAKEKGLQPLARIVGYSVAGVDPKIMGIGPAPAIRKGLEKVDWSLEDADLLEINEAFAAQYLAVEKELGLDREKVNVNGSGVGLGHPIGCTGARITVSLIHELKRRGLEKGIASLCVGGGIGVALFIEAL, encoded by the coding sequence ATGCATAATGTTGTTATTACAGCTGCAGTTCGTTCGCCAATTGGAACTTTTGGAGGAGCGCTAAAAAATGTAACGCCAGTAGAATTAGCTGTTCCTGTACTTCAGGAAGCTGTAAAACGAGGCGGGGTAGAACCACATGAAGTTGATGAAGTAATTTTAGGTCATTGTATTCAAAGAACTGATGAAGCAAATACGGCGAGAACAGCTGCATTAGCGGCAGGATTTCCTGACACAGTTACGGGATATACAATCCAACGTCAATGTTCTTCAGGTATGCAAGCAATTATGTCAGCTGCAATGCAAATCCAATTAGGTGTAAGTGATGTTGTTGTTGCAGGTGGAGTAGAAGCGATGAGTTCGAGCCCTTATGCATTGAAACAGCACCGCTGGGGACAACGTCTACAGCACGGAGAAATTCGTGATACGGTGTGGGAAGTGTTAGAAGATCCGATTCACCATATTATGATGGGTGAAACAGCGGAAAATTTAGTTGAACAATATGAAATTACAAGAGAGGAACAAGATGAAGTTGCTCTTCGCAGTCATACATTGGCACTGAAGGCAATCGAGTCTGGACACTTTGACGATCAAATTGTTCCTATTACAATAAAAGAACGTAGAAAAGAAGTAGTATTTTCGAAGGATGAGCATCCACGTGCAGATATTACAGCGGAAAAATTAGCAGGGTTAAAACCAGCATTCCGTAAAGATGGGTCTGTAACTGCAGGTAATGCATCTGGCCTGAATGACGGAAGTGCAGTTCTAGTATTAATGAGCGAAGAAAAAGCAAAAGAAAAAGGCTTACAACCGTTAGCTAGAATTGTTGGATATTCAGTAGCTGGAGTAGACCCGAAAATTATGGGTATTGGACCAGCACCAGCAATCCGAAAAGGATTAGAGAAAGTAGATTGGTCATTAGAAGATGCAGATTTACTGGAAATTAATGAAGCTTTCGCGGCTCAATATTTAGCTGTAGAGAAAGAGTTAGGCTTAGACCGTGAAAAAGTGAACGTAAACGGTAGTGGCGTAGGACTTGGGCATCCAATTGGTTGTACAGGGGCTCGTATTACAGTAAGTTTAATTCACGAATTAAAAAGACGTGGTTTAGAAAAAGGAATTGCCTCTTTATGCGTTGGTGGCGGTATCGGGGTTGCCTTATTTATAGAAGCACTATAA
- a CDS encoding SDR family NAD(P)-dependent oxidoreductase, which yields MTVRLIEGVMKMKLAGKVAIVTGGGIGIGRNTALLLAKQGAKVIVTDIDQESGQATVEEIMNLGGEALFVSYDMGKQGDWQRVISITLNAFSRIDMLFQNGGLYKIDSIFSRQQENDSNVLCINDVWIEIKQLTSSFMKQQEEVVLSDLPIFGIISTKGQSFHTVEALV from the coding sequence ATGACGGTAAGACTTATAGAAGGGGTAATGAAAATGAAGCTTGCAGGAAAAGTTGCTATCGTAACTGGCGGTGGCATCGGTATTGGACGTAATACAGCTCTTTTGTTGGCTAAACAAGGCGCAAAAGTTATTGTGACGGACATTGATCAAGAGAGTGGACAAGCAACAGTGGAGGAAATTATGAATCTAGGCGGAGAGGCACTTTTTGTATCCTATGATATGGGAAAGCAAGGAGATTGGCAACGCGTTATTAGCATTACTTTGAATGCATTCAGTCGCATTGATATGCTTTTTCAAAATGGTGGTTTATATAAAATAGATTCTATTTTTTCTCGCCAACAAGAGAACGATTCCAATGTACTTTGTATTAATGACGTTTGGATAGAGATAAAACAATTAACGTCATCTTTTATGAAACAGCAAGAAGAAGTGGTGCTTAGTGATTTACCGATTTTCGGTATTATTAGCACGAAAGGACAATCATTTCATACAGTAGAAGCCCTAGTATAA
- a CDS encoding DUF3997 domain-containing protein, with protein MKKWIILFVAFLLTGCTGNTSHLTYTVNDEYELIRTSGNAFELFPSQDAVYATQYIPAKITDIAWDDKYIIAKQTEEKSDPNNPDAAIANKKSEHYWIIDVKHNKRFGPYNEKQFNKQKDAFKIKVPFQNVDSYIKEIKKQSA; from the coding sequence TTGAAAAAATGGATAATCCTATTCGTCGCCTTCCTATTAACTGGTTGTACAGGAAACACAAGTCACTTAACTTATACGGTTAACGATGAATACGAGCTCATACGTACTTCTGGAAATGCATTTGAACTTTTCCCCTCGCAAGATGCTGTATATGCCACACAATACATCCCTGCAAAAATTACAGACATTGCTTGGGATGATAAATACATTATTGCAAAACAAACTGAGGAAAAATCAGATCCAAATAACCCTGACGCAGCAATTGCAAATAAAAAAAGTGAACATTATTGGATTATTGACGTAAAGCACAATAAACGTTTCGGCCCCTATAATGAAAAGCAATTTAATAAACAAAAAGATGCGTTTAAAATTAAGGTACCTTTTCAAAATGTAGATTCATACATAAAAGAAATAAAAAAACAGTCAGCATAA
- a CDS encoding ABC transporter ATP-binding protein, with amino-acid sequence MAELKLENIYKIYDNNVTAVTDFNLHIQDKEFIVFVGPSGCGKSTTLRMVAGLEDISKGEFSIDGKLMNDVPPKDRDIAMVFQNYALYPHMSVYDNMAFGLKLRKIPKDEIDRRVKDAAKILGLEQYLDRKPKALSGGQRQRVALGRAIVRDAKVFLMDEPLSNLDAKLRVAMRSEISKLHHRLGTTTIYVTHDQTEAMTMASRLVVMKDGKIQQIGTPKEVYETPENIFVGGFIGSPAMNFFRGKLTETDFVIDNTIKIKVSEGKMKMLREQGYVNKEIVLGIRPEDIHDELLFLEASQSTTFTTKIEVAELLGAESILYMKLGNQDFAARVDARHIFSPGDQIKLAFDLNKAHFFDSQTEQRIR; translated from the coding sequence ATGGCAGAACTTAAATTAGAAAATATTTATAAGATATATGATAATAACGTAACAGCTGTAACCGATTTTAATTTACACATTCAAGATAAAGAATTTATCGTATTTGTCGGTCCTTCTGGATGCGGAAAATCTACAACATTACGAATGGTAGCTGGACTCGAAGATATTTCAAAAGGCGAGTTTTCAATTGATGGTAAACTAATGAATGATGTTCCTCCAAAAGATCGAGATATCGCAATGGTCTTCCAAAACTACGCTCTTTATCCACATATGAGTGTATATGATAATATGGCATTTGGATTAAAACTTCGAAAAATACCAAAAGATGAAATCGATCGTCGTGTGAAAGATGCAGCAAAAATTTTAGGGCTTGAACAATATTTAGATAGAAAACCGAAAGCATTATCAGGTGGACAACGCCAACGTGTTGCGTTAGGTAGAGCAATCGTTCGAGATGCAAAAGTTTTCTTAATGGATGAACCATTATCAAACTTAGATGCTAAACTCCGTGTTGCAATGCGCTCAGAAATTTCTAAGCTACATCATCGCCTTGGAACAACAACAATTTATGTAACACATGACCAAACAGAAGCAATGACTATGGCTTCGCGTCTTGTCGTTATGAAGGATGGAAAGATTCAACAAATTGGAACTCCAAAAGAAGTATATGAAACACCAGAAAACATTTTCGTGGGTGGATTTATCGGGTCACCAGCGATGAACTTCTTTCGTGGTAAATTGACTGAAACCGATTTCGTTATAGACAATACCATAAAAATCAAAGTATCTGAAGGAAAAATGAAGATGCTACGTGAACAAGGCTATGTAAATAAGGAAATTGTTTTAGGTATTCGCCCGGAGGACATTCATGATGAACTACTATTTTTAGAAGCTTCACAATCTACTACTTTCACAACAAAAATTGAAGTTGCTGAATTGTTAGGTGCTGAATCTATTTTATATATGAAACTTGGAAATCAAGATTTTGCAGCACGTGTTGATGCACGACATATATTCTCACCTGGAGATCAAATTAAATTGGCATTTGATTTAAATAAAGCGCATTTCTTTGACAGCCAAACAGAACAACGTATTCGCTAA
- a CDS encoding PadR family transcriptional regulator — MSTSQMLKGILEGCLLAIISEGEIYGYEMSEKLAKYGFTMASEGSIYPLLIRMQKEGLITSVMKESPSGPKRKYYTLTEKGEEALDEFMDRWEAMQSSVERLLEGKGRRK, encoded by the coding sequence ATGTCGACAAGTCAAATGCTGAAAGGGATCTTAGAAGGATGCTTACTTGCTATTATTTCTGAAGGCGAAATATACGGTTATGAAATGAGTGAGAAGCTAGCAAAGTATGGTTTTACAATGGCGAGTGAGGGAAGTATTTATCCGTTATTAATACGAATGCAAAAAGAAGGATTAATAACAAGCGTAATGAAGGAATCTCCATCTGGTCCAAAGAGAAAATATTACACATTAACAGAAAAAGGCGAGGAAGCACTTGATGAATTTATGGATCGCTGGGAAGCGATGCAAAGTAGTGTAGAACGTTTACTTGAAGGGAAGGGAAGGAGAAAATAA
- a CDS encoding RDD family protein → MKLKMHRPALVMNRIGASLIDMFLISVMYGAVVAIMTGNYSAMFKRFNISLGDFRYDFAVVFILMAIYFIVLPFIWNGVTLGKKVTRIKLISLKSEKLTLQTLIIRFFVLLLPNVLLLGIPLICNVYMMLFRKDNCGFQDLITKTKVISLV, encoded by the coding sequence ATGAAGTTAAAGATGCATCGTCCAGCGCTTGTAATGAATCGCATAGGTGCTTCCCTAATTGACATGTTTTTAATCTCGGTTATGTATGGTGCAGTAGTAGCTATTATGACCGGAAACTATAGTGCTATGTTTAAGCGCTTTAATATAAGTTTAGGTGATTTTAGATATGATTTCGCAGTAGTTTTCATATTAATGGCGATATATTTTATTGTGTTACCCTTTATTTGGAACGGTGTTACACTTGGCAAAAAGGTAACGAGAATAAAATTAATTTCATTGAAGAGTGAAAAGCTAACGTTGCAAACATTAATTATAAGATTTTTTGTATTGTTATTGCCGAACGTATTGCTATTAGGAATTCCATTAATATGTAACGTATATATGATGTTGTTCCGCAAAGACAATTGCGGTTTTCAGGACTTAATTACAAAGACGAAAGTAATAAGTCTTGTATAA